The Candidozyma auris chromosome 1, complete sequence genome includes a region encoding these proteins:
- the TCC1 gene encoding Tcc1p, producing the protein MGKRLAAAASPAMNKRQHSRKSSAESANTPNITHNNISKPPSGAPYEVTAADTWIAIGNCAISMGIIVAAIQAFESALNHAPSSVDALVGWSHSLRMNDINMNDTAGSQSLIQRLNAVAESHPEVTNSASFFRELTECYLLVGLNEQAHQAIQQAIQRSPNDPALQLLSAQTLIRAGARAQAAAALNHCLMLLPPSLAEFSKADIETARSAHAELAAIAAADGNIDLSIIELTATLSLPPPPLARQHEHVALWCAFATAKERANKITEALEACERAEVAVGASPRILITHAYLLLLDEDPEKARKAVSLLSRVVESEREELKAQTRQNSKSDEVDDSDGDFLPWYLLGKAHTVLDSPRAAYDCYQVALRRASNSPITWLAVGKLYLELKQLPDALAAYSQALRLQLNENSPGTAAAWEGLSCVYERCDDQLGDAADASSRAAMCFRAIGDTENAARFEDKSKKLQAAADGKGPVPTLSSPVGVPNFFLRDLVTLLPSERIVFVQGHNPEERNQQNVPLQPAQQPPPSLPPAAHTPLQPPRRTSGPSEASVTSLPPPQHLQHHQPPASSQGSPPIQPAASAPAYSHSSPHTPVPQQPQESYSMYPAPFKPIGKLADNNSHLPPPHSRAWSPQDHIPQPQQLFQGPPPPFAQPPNGIMNSPTNGPVPPGPQTRSPVNHPQMIHNGYAVHGPPGYVYGQYMPMHQGVLAQLQPQGSNWRQ; encoded by the coding sequence ATGGGCAAAAGActtgctgctgctgcatCGCCAGCAATGAATAAACGCCAGCACTCTCGCAAATCGCTGGCAGAGTCGGCAAACACGCCTAATATCACCCACAACAACATATCCAAGCCGCCATCAGGGGCTCCCTACGAAGTCACCGCCGCCGACACGTGGATCGCCATCGGCAACTGTGCTATAAGCATGGGCATCATCGTGGCTGCCATCCAAGCGTTTGAGCTGGCGTTAAACCACGCTCCCAGCAGCGTCGATGCCTTGGTCGGGTGGTCCCACCTGCTTCGAATGAATGACATCAACATGAACGATACTGCCGGGTCCCAGCTGCTAATACAGAGGCTCAACGCCGTGGCTGAGTCCCATCCTGAGGTGACGAATAGTGCCTCTTTTTTCCGAGAGCTCACAGAGTGCTACTTGCTTGTGGGACTCAATGAGCAGGCGCACCAGGCGATCCAACAGGCGATCCAGCGGAGCCCCAACGATCCAGctttgcaacttttgcTGGCACAGACGCTTATTCGTGCGGGCGCTAGGGCCCAGGCGGCGGCTGCTTTAAACCACTGCCTTATGCTTTTGCCTCCTCTGTTGGCGGAATTCTCCAAGGCCGACATCGAGACGGCCAGAAGCGCTCATGCTGAGTTGGCGGCCATCGCTGCTGCCGATGGCAATATTGACTTGCTGATTATCGAGCTCACAGCCACCCTTCTGTTGCCTCCTCCTCCGTTGGCCAGACAGCACGAGCACGTTGCCTTGTGGTGTGCGTTTGCCACAGCCAAGGAACGTGCCAACAAGATCACAGAGGCTCTTGAGGCGTGTGAACGGGCAGAGGTCGCTGTGGGTGCGCTGCCACGGATCTTGATCACTCATGCCTACTTGCTTTTGCTCGACGAAGACCCCGAAAAGGCCCGCAAAGCAGTGCTGCTTCTCTCGCGGGTGGTGGAGTCAGAACGtgaggagttgaaggcCCAAACACGTCAAAACCTGAAGCTGGACGAAGTAGACGACTCGGACGGGGACTTTTTGCCATGGTATCTCTTGGGTAAAGCTCATACTGTTCTTGATTCTCCTCGTGCCGCTTACGACTGCTACCAGGTTGCCTTGCGTAGAGCGTCCAACCTGCCTATCACATGGCTTGCCGTAGGGAAGCTCTACTTGGAACTCAAGCAGCTTCCAGATGCCCTTGCGGCTTACTCCCAGGCGCTCAGACTTCAACTCAACGAAAACCTGCCTGGTACAGCTGCTGCTTGGGAAGGTCTAAGCTGCGTCTACGAACGTTGCGACGACCAGTTGGGCGATGCTGCGGACGCAAGCTCCAGAGCAGCCATGTGTTTCCGTGCAATAGGCGACACCGAAAATGCGGCACGTTTCGAAGACAAGtcaaagaagttgcaagctgctgctgatggCAAGGGCCCGGTGCCAACTTTGTCGCTGCCAGTGGGTGTGCcaaatttcttcttgcgTGATCTCGTGACGTTGCTCCCTTCCGAACGTATCGTGTTCGTTCAAGGACACAATCCCGAGGaaagaaaccaacaaaatGTACCATTGCAGCCTGCTCAACAACCACCTCCATCTCTCCCTCCAGCTGCTCACACTcctttgcaaccaccaagACGTACTCTGGGCCCCAGCGAAGCGTCTGTCACACTGCTCCCACCTCCTCAGCATCTCCAGCATCATCAACCTCCCGCTTCCTCTCAAGGAAGCCCTCCAATTCAACCTGCTGCTAGTGCGCCCGCTTACTCTCATTCATCACCTCACACACCGGTGCCACAGCAGCCACAGGAGTCCTACAGCATGTATCCCGCTCCTTTCAAACCCATTGGAAAGCTCGCAGACAACAATTCCCATCTTCCACCACCGCATTCTCGGGCCTGGTCTCCACAAGACCACATTCCACAACCACAGCAACTTTTCCAAGGCCCTCCACCACCCTTTGCACAGCCGCCCAATGGTATCATGAACTCTCCAACAAACGGGCCCGTTCCGCCGGGTCCTCAAACAAGGTCACCAGTTAATCATCCCCAAATGATTCACAATGGCTATGCAGTGCACGGACCACCTGGCTATGTGTATGGGCAATACATGCCAATGCACCAAGGGGTCCTTGCTCAGTTGCAGCCACAAGGAAGTAACTGGAGACAATAA
- a CDS encoding M20 family metallopeptidase: MPQNLLNLDVTSKWDSEPAFSALEDYIVDDKFSLLKLHRGLMEIESISGNEHKVALFLSDYLKKAGLSVELQHVERDRYNVYAYIGNQRNTTTVVSSHIDVVPPYIGYSVDGTKIRGRGACDDKGPLAAQVIAYLDLYYENKIKEGEVSLLFVVGEENTGVGMRTASEKLGVNWEYAIFGEPTENKLGVGHKGIFVFDIEVFGRAAHSGYPHLGVSATEILIPILHKIQNLELPESELLGPSTVNVGKVEAGVAANVIPAYAKATIAIRVSSDLDEVVRLVHSVVDDVEHVAPVTGRTTDPQYLDYKVPGFESIILAYNTDVPNLSLPLKKRFLYGPGTIHVAHSDDEHVENQDLLKSVDGYRRLVEYILSLENATE; this comes from the coding sequence ATGCCCCAGAATCTTCTTAACTTAGATGTCACTTCCAAATGGGATTCAGAGCCGGCTTTCTCTGCCTTGGAAGACTACATCGTGGACGATAAgttctctcttctcaaatTGCATAGGGGATTGATGGAGATTGAATCCATTAGTGGTAATGAGCATAAAGTTGCATTGTTTTTGTCGGActatttgaagaaagctggCCTTTCTGTGGAGTTGCAACATGTGGAGCGGGACAGGTATAATGTCTATGCATATATTGGCAACCAAAGAAACACAACCACTGTGGTCTCCTCCCACATTGATGTCGTGCCGCCTTACATTGGCTACTCTGTTGATGGAACAAAGATTCGTGGCAGAGGTGCCTGCGACGACAAGGGTCCCCTCGCTGCTCAAGTTATTGCCTACTTGGATCTTTACTACGAGAACAAGATCAAAGAGGGTGAGGTGTCTCTTTTATTTGTGGTTGGTGAGGAGAATACAGGAGTTGGTATGAGGACTGCTAGTGAGAAGTTGGGAGTCAATTGGGAGTATGCAATTTTTGGTGAACCAACAGAGAACAAGCTAGGCGTGGGTCACAAGGGTATCTTTGTGTTCGACATCGAAGTATTCGGCAGAGCTGCACACTCTGGCTATCCACACTTGGGAGTATCCGCCACAGAGATCTTGATACCGATTCTACACAAAATTCAGAACTTGGAGCTTCCTGAGTCTGAACTTTTGGGTCCTTCAACCGTGAATGTTGGTAAAGTCGAGGCTGGTGTTGCAGCAAACGTAATACCTGCCTACGCTAAGGCCACGATTGCCATCAGAGTATCCAGTGACCTTGACGAAGTGGTGAGATTGGTTCATTCAGTGGTAGACGATGTGGAGCATGTTGCACCAGTCACAGGTAGGACCACCGATCCCCAGTATCTCGACTACAAAGTCCCTGGGTTTGAGTCGATTATTCTTGCCTACAATACAGATGTGCCCAACTTGTCTTTGCCATTGAAAAAGCGTTTCTTGTATGGCCCTGGTACAATTCACGTTGCTCACAGCGACGATGAACATGTGGAAAATCAGGACCTCTTGAAGTCAGTTGACGGTTACAGACGCCTAGTAGAGTACATATTGTCGCTTGAGAACGCCACAGAGTAA
- a CDS encoding RNA-binding ribosome assembly factor RBP95, with translation MMATVPAWKKLGLKVKDNNEVTSFNDIVHLDTPTVDKNLTKKLNKKRRQEEEKSRDTKEKKPPKRQKLPKSERKPPPEKDQLAYLRQYSVDKENWKFSKQKQNWILKNLDSIPHEYEDSLIAYIEGIQGGARSRLVEQLTEVANRWNAISEALEAKVNAELYGEGENEAIKEGNEETKGENTPQSVTRENAIRTRKLLHALTGENIELLGLEEEGSESEQRTKESTSTTVVSDVKDDSNQSSEDALDGQSASEEPEKETGNGTNDEGEDESEDDGSKRNISSSKKVEEEDNIIIESVDVEDFFEDSDGESSKKSKSQTKSRRKSTNKKHSRSGSSSKSRNQSDASR, from the coding sequence ATGATGGCGACGGTACCTGCCTGGAAAAAGCTAGGACTCAAAGTTAAGGACAACAATGAGGTCACTTCTTTCAATGACATTGTGCATCTAGATACTCCAACTGTTGACAAGAATCTTacaaagaagctcaataagaagagaagacaagaagaagagaagagtaGGGAcacaaaagagaagaagcctccaaagagacaaaagCTTCCCAAGTCGGAAAGGAAGCCACCTCCAGAAAAAGACCAACTAGCTTACTTGCGTCAATACTCAGTTGACAAAGAAAACTGGAAATTTAGTAAGCAGAAACAAAACtggatcttgaaaaacttgGACTCAATCCCCCACGAATACGAAGATCTGCTCATTGCTTATATTGAAGGCATCCAAGGTGGCGCCCGAAGTAGGCTTGTTGAGCAGTTGACCGAAGTTGCCAATAGATGGAATGCGATTAGCGAGGCTCTCGAGGCTAAGGTGAATGCCGAACTTTatggagaaggtgaaaatGAGGCAATAAAAGAGGGAAACGAGGAAACGAAAGGGGAGAATACTCCTCAAAGTGTCACTCGTGAAAACGCGATcagaacaagaaagctATTACATGCATTAACCGGAGAAAATATTGAGCTCTTAGgtctcgaagaagaaggatctGAAAGCGAACAACGTACTAAGGAATCTACAAGTACTACTGTGGTAAGTGATGTTAAAGATGACTCTAATCAGAGCTCCGAAGACGCACTTGATGGGCAATCTGCAAGTGAGGAACCGGAAAAAGAAACCGGTAATGGGACCaatgatgaaggtgaagatgagagtgaagatgacgGTTCGAAAAGAAATATCTCTAGCAGCAAAAAAGTAGAGGAGGAGGATAACATCATTATAGAGAGTGTTGATGTGGAAGACTTCTTCGAAGACTCTGACGGCGAGtcactgaagaagagcaagagtCAAACAAAGAGCAGGCGAAAAAGCACTAACAAGAAACACAGTAGAAGTGGGTCCCTGAGCAAGTCAAGAAATCAGTCTGATGCATCTCGCTAG
- the TIP120 gene encoding Tip120p, translated as MSTFNIRQLEDRARDVDPDLRYMALEDFVKHLSNPKVQARNVSSFIPLLITMLSDNVTEVQNQAVKSFAPLVRHIDDQEVLSVVNQLFEAVLKSSNTSKFSTSVPNLALRSIFNSSYSRFGKQLARSVIDSLFPRLFATDAPLTIDSIEIIIDLIKALGGTLTAPELSGMVLSLICIAYKETGIISRRAIVAVDYALDHVHSVTQEQTVRQLQFFDKVVSDTHASYSSSDKGVAAKNTQFTLLQVVLAKARKSKRDVFSDVSASIIFSEINANLRLESLVTSLNIEDLDVDVLVVENSVREDALITLSSLISCISSDTFLHSYAHSVVEIIRAFISYDPLTYDDSGDDIDDEESEIEFSNDEDSIEVEKAGDNDGLASKLRFQAIGLIKQVIKVFPGALGILYGENLVEPLIIAIGDKTDIVSNEAVYTTISLLNATHAAATMRSRPSSDISMMTERGTSGTPSSQMTTTLPPLLEDFVFNCLLTTKNIGRITTTNALIEAMIRVLSVFLSPSFLEKLSKKLQEYKLTLKTNPDIIRLYKIILKVYPIQEIPSDLVQFIYDDLVNSLTDTKTYYSFISDILQVCNEFYPKIAGDHFYEKLVDRTLFKPIADRINVKQYSSDVRQHSLNSLTELIVHLDVSEANLNNAIEIYKESMNYEVTVNFTIENLITICEKRSQLFDNPELCNLVVEKLNSYLSSNDTSLYLNSLILLDCIFTNTHFKGKAEDLQILTNNVFHFLHETSDSNLINRAISILGHALDYVPADEEFFKKLIHQVINVKWIDEDDVDLGSLDYLIKQVATRSPLKGEQLYDIGLQNLVLRNFLSAKVLAIITLDANLREKISAAEAQLVGVSEMLDSPSSFDKIVFNIHYLGCIAEAVELSRVTFDEFFSLMISNKNEVLCLAAARAVGLCIKRDVEMYLPVLLKYYHSSNQGSEQNGTLILVAIKQLLRGYITHEKQNLLSHIWHSLFEVISFKEGTLTHKDVAELKLAGEILAKICEFTKSEEYQNKLFDILESGMQSSNSNEHAVYTVVVISKQLINDIESQTLNVSLVEEILVYLSRSNLELKQAIVSTLLTGIHNKALLIASVLNDTILPSIYDELDAKDEFKKVIPMGPYKYVVDEGLEVRKLCYELINAIISIDNERLMDKEGGVNQVRMFEVLSAKGLNDTENGIVVMAVQNLLQIIHNDENVLHAIANQQEMISALTKVANKKLRSKASTQEAESQEEALRMVIKLSKTINNVFVHSNATNGEWGAYFHELKSKHHLLFNTVEC; from the coding sequence ATGTCCACGTTCAACATTCGACAATTAGAAGACAGAGCGCGAGACGTTGATCCTGATCTCCGCTATATGGCTCTTGAGGATTTTGTCAAGCATCTCAGCAACCCAAAAGttcaagcaagaaatgTTTCCAGTTTCATTCCACTTTTAATCACAATGCTAAGCGATAACGTCACAGAAGTTCAAAATCAGGCAGTGAAATCATTTGCCCCTCTAGTTCGTCATATcgatgatcaagaagttttgTCGGTGGTGAATCAATTGTTCGAGGCTGTgttgaagagctccaaCACTTCCAAGTTCTCTACATCAGTTCCGAATTTGGCCTTGCGATCGATCTTCAACAGCTCGTACTCGAGGTTTGGTAAACAACTTGCTCGTTCTGTGATCGACTCGTTGTTCCCACGTCTTTTCGCTACTGATGCACCACTCACGATCGACAGTATCGAAATCATCATAGATCTCATAAAAGCGTTAGGAGGAACCCTCACTGCGCCTGAGTTGTCGGGAATGGTATTGTCGCTCATTTGCATTGCCTACAAGGAAACTGGCATCATCAGTAGAAGAGCCATAGTCGCAGTCGACTACGCTTTGGACCACGTACACCTGGTTACTCAAGAGCAAACAGTCAGGCAGTTGCAATTCTTCGATAAAGTGGTTTCTGATACTCATGCGTCATACTCCTCAAGTGATAAGGgtgtggctgcgaaaaataCTCAATTCACGTTACTACAAGTTGTGTTGGCAAAGGCAAGAAAGTCGAAGAGAGATGTGTTCTCTGATGTTTCTGCTCTGATAATATTTTCAGAGATTAATGCAAATTTGAGGCTTGAATCTCTCGTGACTTCACTCAACATAGAAGACTTGGATGTTGATGTCTTGGTTGTGGAGAACCTGGTTCGTGAGGACGCACTCATCACATTATCAAGTCTCATTAGCTGTATCTCTTCTGATACATTTCTACATTCATATGCTCACTCGGTGGTGGAAATCATCCGTGCATTCATTTCATATGATCCCTTGACCTATGATGATTCTGGTGACGACATAGATGATGAGGAGTCTGAAATCGAATTTTCTAATGATGAAGACTCTATTGAAGTCGAGAAAGCTGGAGACAACGATGGCTTAGCTTCTAAACTTAGATTCCAGGCTATTGGGCTCATAAAGCAGGTAATCAAAGTCTTTCCTGGTGCTCTCGGAATTCTATACGGTGAAAACCTCGTGGAACCATTGATAATTGCCATTGGCGATAAGACTGATATTGTTTCAAACGAAGCAGTGTACACAACGATATCTCTATTGAACGCAACTCATGCCGCTGCCACAATGAGGTCAAGGCCAAGCTCAGATATCAGCATGATGACTGAGAGGGGCACATCAGGCACACCATCATCACAGATGACAACAACGTTGCCGccacttcttgaagatttcgTTTTCAATTGTCTTTTGACAACAAAGAACATTGGAAGAATCACTACTACCAATGCATTGATTGAGGCTATGATAAGAGTCCTTTCTGTATTTCTATCGCCGtcatttttggagaaattgtCGAAAAAGCTCCAGGAATACAAACTCACACTCAAGACCAATCCTGATATAATAAGATTATACAAGATAATCTTGAAGGTCTATCCGATTCAAGAAATCCCCTCTGATCTTGTTCAATTCATTTACGATGATTTGGTTAACTCTCTTACAGACACCAAAACATACTACAGTTTCATTTCCGATATTTTACAGGTGTGCAATGAGTTTTATCCGAAGATCGCAGGTGATCACTTTTATGAAAAACTAGTTGACAGGACTTTGTTTAAGCCAATTGCTGACAGGATTAATGTCAAGCAGTATTCAAGCGACGTGCGTCAACATTCACTCAATTCTCTAACTGAACTTATAGTCCATCTCGACGTTTCAGAAGCAAATCTCAATAATGCTATTGAAATTTACAAAGAGAGTATGAATTACGAGGTGACAGTGAATTTCACGATTGAGAACTTAATAACTATCTGTGAGAAACGATCCCAACTTTTCGACAATCCTGAATTATGCAATCTTGTCGtggaaaagctcaattcgTATCTTTCATCGAATGATACAAGTTTGTATTTAAACTCATTGATTTTGCTTGACTGTATTTTCACAAACACGCATTTCAAGGGTAAGGCTGAAGATTTGCAAATCTTGACGAACAATGTCTTTCATTTTTTACATGAGACTAGCGATTCCAATCTTATCAATCGTGCCATTAGTATTCTCGGTCATGCCCTTGACTACGTCCCTGCGGATGAAGAATTCTTTAAGAAGCTCATTCATCAAGTCATCAACGTCAAGTGGAtcgatgaggatgatgtcGATTTAGGGTCTCTTGATTATTTGATAAAACAAGTTGCGACTAGAAGCCCGCTTAAGGGTGAGCAATTGTATGATATTGGCTTGCAGAATTTGGTATTACGTAACTTCTTGAGTGCAAAGGTTTTGGCAATCATCACTCTTGATGCTAATCTACGCGAGAAGATTTCTGCCGCGGAAGCCCAACTCGTGGGCGTCTCCGAAATGCTTGATTCGCCCTCTTCATTCGACAAGATTGTCTTCAATATTCACTACTTGGGATGCATTGCCGAAGCAGTCGAGTTGTCTAGAGTAACTTTCGACGAGTTCTTCTCTCTTATGATTTCTAACAAAAACGAGGTTCTTTGTCTTGCAGCAGCAAGGGCAGTTGGTTTGTGCATAAAGAGAGATGTTGAGATGTACTTGCCCGTGCTCCTCAAGTATTACCACTCTTCGAACCAAGGCTCGGAGCAGAATGGTACCCTTATTCTTGTCGCTATTAAGCAATTGCTAAGAGGATATATCACGCACGAAAAACAAAACTTATTGTCGCACATTTGGCATAGTTTGTTTGAAGTGATTAGCTTTAAGGAGGGTACACTCACTCATAAGGATGTTGCGGAATTGAAGTTGGCAGGCGAGATATTGGCCAAGATATGCGAGTTTACAAAGCTGGAAGAATACCAGAACAAGCTTTTTGACATCTTAGAGAGCGGAATGCAAAGTTCAAACCTGAATGAACACGCGGTCTACACTGTGGTTGTTATCTCAAAACAGTTGATAAACGATATTGAGTCTCAAACCTTGAATGTGCTGTTGGTGGAGGAAATTTTGGTGTATCTCTCGAGATCGAACTTGGAGCTCAAACAGGCCATTGTTAGCACGCTCTTGACTGGTATTCACAATAAAGCACTCTTGATTGCATCAGTACTCAATGACACTATTTTGCCTAGCATTTACGACGAACTAGATGCCAAAGATGAGTTTAAGAAGGTGATCCCAATGGGGCCATATAAGTATGTTGTGGATGAAGGACTTGAGGTAAGGAAATTGTGTTATGAGCTCATAAATGCCATCATCAGTATTGACAATGAACGCCTCATGGACAAGGAAGGTGGGGTGAATCAGGTGAGGATGTTTGAGGTGTTGCTGGCCAAGGGACTTAACGATACCGAGAATGGTATAGTGGTCATGGCTGTTCAAAACCTCCTTCAGATAATTCATAACGACGAAAATGTATTGCATGCAATTGCAAACCAGCAAGAGATGATTTCAGCGCTCACAAAGGTGGCTAACAAAAAGTTGCGGAGTAAAGCAAGTACGCAAGAAGCCGAAAGTCAAGAGGAAGCCTTACGAATGGTGATCAAGCTTCTGAAGACCATCAACAATGTATTTGTTCATAGCAACGCCACAAATGGCGAGTGGGGGGCTTACTTCCatgagttgaagagcaaaCATCACTTACTTTTCAACACAGTGGAGTGTTAA
- the LYS4 gene encoding homoaconitate hydratase LYS4, with the protein MSHDNSWPVATKFMGLGAKSVKDNRQIVCTLDHDVQNKSEKNLEKYSNIERFAKEQGIDFYPAGRGIGHQIMIEEGYAFPLNLCVASDSHSNTYGGVGSLGTPIVRTDAASIWATGMTWWQVPPVAKVELVGELPKGVTGKDVIVALCGLFNKDEVLNHAIEFVGDGCSKLPVDYRLTIANMTTEWGALSGLFPVDDVLVDFYKDRIKKLPQPHPRVNTESVTKLEQNKEASDPDAVYAKHLVVDLSSLSPYISGPNSVKVSNSLYDLAKENIPINKAYLVSCTNSRLSDIKAAAEVIRGKKVADGVEFYVAAASSNVQKDAEASGAWDDIIAAGAKPLPAGCGPCIGLGTGLLKDGEVGISATNRNFKGRMGSKDALAYLASPEVVAASAVLGRIGGPEELEGKAVPEASTVLKSLEINDAPAETADASAAVEVLDGFPKAIEGELILCDADNINTDGIYPGKYTYQDDISKEKMAEVCMENYDPEFKNKTTSSDIIISGYNFGTGSSREQAATAILARGMKMVVAGSFGNIFSRNSINNALLTLEIPALINKLRERYEGATELTIRTGWFLKWDVTKAFVTVTDSNGNVILEQKVGELGTNLQDIIVKGGLEGWVKAELDAQ; encoded by the coding sequence ATGTCCCATGACAACTCATGGCCTGTGGCAACCAAATTCATGGGTCTTGGAGCAAAACTGGTGAAGGATAATCGCCAAATTGTGTGTACCTTAGACCACGACGTCCAGAACAAGTCGGAAAAGAATTTAGAAAAGTATTCCAATATAGAGCGTTTTGCCAAGGAACAAGGTATCGACTTCTATCCTGCTGGGCGTGGTATTGGTCACCAAATCATGATTGAGGAAGGTTACGCTTTTCCTTTGAATTTGTGTGTGGCTTCAGACTCTCACTCTAATACTTATGGTGGTGTGGGTTCATTGGGTACCCCCATAGTGAGAACGGATGCTGCCTCTATATGGGCTACCGGCATGACATGGTGGCAGGTCCCTCCTGTTGCTAAAGTGGAGCTCGTTGGTGAGTTGCCAAAGGGTGTAACTGGTAAAGACGTCATTGTCGCTCTTTGTGGgttgttcaacaaagacGAAGTGTTAAACCACGCCATTGAgtttgttggtgatggaTGCTCTAAGTTGCCTGTGGACTACAGATTGACAATTGCTAACATGACCACTGAATGGGGTGCCCTTTCAGGATTGTTCCCGGTCGACGATGTTTTAGTTGATTTCTACAAGGACAGAATCAAAAAGTTGCCTCAGCCTCATCCACGTGTCAATACTGAATCTGTAACAAAGCTTGAACAAAATAAGGAGGCATCTGATCCCGATGCTGTCTATGCGAAGCACTTGGTTGTCGACTTGTCATCACTTTCACCGTACATTTCTGGCCCAAACAGTGTCAAAGTTTCCAACTCGCTCTACGACTTGGCTAAGGAGAATATCCCAATCAACAAAGCTTATTTGGTGTCGTGCACAAACTCCAGATTGAGCGATATCaaagctgctgctgaagtCATCAGAGGAAAGAAGGTCGCCGATGGTGTTGAATTCTACGTTGCCGCCGCATCCTCCAACGTTCAAAAAGACGCTGAGGCCAGTGGTGCTTGGGATGACATTATTGCTGCTGGCGCAAAACCACTTCCAGCTGGTTGTGGTCCTTGTATCGGGCTTGGAACTggcttgttgaaggatgGCGAGGTTGGAATCTCTGCTACCAACAGAAACTTCAAGGGTCGTATGGGATCGAAGGATGCTTTGGCATACTTGGCTTCTCCTGAGGTTGTGGCAGCATCTGCAGTTCTCGGTAGAATTGGTGGCCCTGAGGAGTTAGAAGGCAAAGCTGTTCCTGAGGCTTCTACGGTTCTTAAGTCTTTGGAAATCAATGATGCTCCAGCGGAGACTGCAGATGCAAGTGCTGCTGTTGAAGTGTTGGACGGATTCCCCAAGGCGATCGAGGGTGAGTTGATATTGTGTGATGCcgacaacatcaacactgATGGTATCTACCCAGGTAAATACACTTACCAGGACGACATCagcaaggagaagatggcGGAAGTTTGCATGGAGAATTACGACCCAGAATTTAAGAATAAGACTACATCCAGTGACATTATCATTTCCGGCTACAATTTCGGTACTGGTTCGTCAAGAGAACAGGCTGCTACTGCAATCTTGGCCAGAGGCATGAAGATGGTTGTTGCAGGTTCATTTGGTAACATtttctcaagaaactcTATCAACAACGCTTTGTTGACCCTCGAAATTCCAGCTTTGATAAATAAGTTGAGAGAAAGGTACGAAGGTGCCACCGAGTTGACCATCCGTACAGGTTGGTTCTTAAAATGGGACGTTACAAAGGCTTTCGTTACTGTTACCGATTCTAATGGCAACGTCATCCTTGAGCAAAAGGTCGGAGAGCTAGGCACAAATTTGCAGGATATCATTGTGAAGGGTGGCCTCGAAGGCTGGGTCAAGGCCGAGCTCGACGCTCAATAA